From the genome of Astyanax mexicanus isolate ESR-SI-001 chromosome 3, AstMex3_surface, whole genome shotgun sequence:
caaacctgtgaaagcatgtggtggtaaattatatgtatattctaaattCACTACAAATTAAAGCAAGGTgagctagttataactaataaattaaagctaggttatctagttataacttgtaaattaaagctatgttatctagttataactaataaattaaagctaggttatctagttataactaataaattaaagctaggttatctagttataacttgtaaattaaagctaggttagctagttataacttatacacCACACTAAGCAAAAGTCCAAGCTCAAGCCAATTGCAGTTTTCCTAAGGTAAGGCTGCTCTGCTTGTTTGTTTATCTTATGGTATGGTCCATTTGTTTTGATTGTGTGTCCAAAACATGGCGGGCGCTACCCAACATGCAACGCACCATTACGTTGTTGCCCACACTCTATTAAAACCACTGGCTACCTTACTGTGTAAATTACAGATATATCATCTACCCCCTGTAGCTTTCTGTGTCTAGATACAGTTTTGGAGGATATGTAGAGGATATATAGTTCTTTTAGCATGATAATTAAAACGAATGCCTAAGTTGTAAATAACGACAAATGAATCATAGTCAATAAATTTAGAGTACTGCGATTCACAGAACATAAACCTGCTACatgtacagtggtgcttgaatgtttaaaaaataataataattttctatatttttgcataaatatgaccCAAAATATCATATTCCTAAAACTTATATAAAGAGAACCCAGATAAACAAACAAGACTAATATCTTATATaaggtcatttatttattcatgtaaatgatccaatattaaatatttgtgagtggcaaaaagtATGCCAACCTCTAGGATTAGCGGTTTGAAGGTaaaattagagtcaggtgttttcaatcaatggaATGACAATCTGGTCTGAGTGAGCGGAGCCCTGTTTCGTTGAAAGAGCAGGGATCTATCAAAAATTGCTTTTAACAACACATATTTGGGGAACTGTGTCATAGTGTAAACAAAGGAGTCATTTGCATATGGGCGAGGATGGCTTGCCTTCactgatggaacaatgaattctgaattatatcagagaactCTCAAGGAAAATGTCAGTTTGTTCATCAACTGATTCTCAAGAGAAGATGGgtaatgcaacaagacaatgatcctatGCACACAAGTCATTCTACAAAGGATGGTTCAAAAAGAATACATTAATTTTTTTGGAATGGCAAAGTCCACgccctgaccttaatccaattgaaATGCTGTGGAAGCGAGCagttaatatgtaatattgaataattttcctcaataaacaAATTATCAAATATAACATTTAGTGACTCATGTTTTAACTGCATTCTCTTAATTAACCTATTAGACATGTGAAATGTATTAGGttgtatttatgcagaaatgcaATATTCTAAGGGGTTCACAGATTTTTGAGCACCAATGAATGTACTACTAATCTCTGCTATTCAGCTATTACTAAACAGCTATTCAGTACTATGCTACTATTAAGTACTATTAAATCCTATACAACTACTCCATACTACTATTCAGTTCTATACAGTACTATGCAGTGAGCCTAGCTGACCGCGCATTTTCTTTCCAAAGCAGCGCGAGAAAGATCGAGAGTGCGTTTTgtgtggctctgtgtgtgtgtgtgtgtgtgtgtgtgtagatggtgTCGCAGATTTTAAAACTCTGAAGCTGCGAGCGATTCCAGAACATACTCGAACAacataaagagagaaaggaagaaagaaaaagcgagagagggagcgagagagagaaagagggagggagagggaaggagagagagagcgagagagtgagggcGAGAGAGTAAGCGATAGAAAGAcactgagggagagagatagagtaagAGAGCGGTAGaagtagagtgagggagagagagagagagagagagagagagagagagagagagggagagtgaggaagagtgagggagaaagcaAGAGCGggtaaaagagagatagagagagggaggtaagtgagagagagagagagagagagagagagagagagagtgtgcgatagagggagagtgaggaagagagagggagagagtggaggagagagtcagagagaggagagggagagcagCAGTGAGTGAGGGAACGGTAGTGCGCGCGGCGCTGCTGTGCTGCTGAGCGGGAGCGGATGGAGCTGTCCTCGCTGGGTGAGCGCGTGTTCGCGGTGGAGTCCATCACTAAGAAGAGAGTGAGGAAGgtgagcaaacaaacaaacaaataaacgaaTAAACAGCGCGCGAGGAGGTGAGGCGTGCTGTAGGTGAACGGCGCGCGCGGTTTGTTGTTTTGGACACTTTCGCGCCCCAGAACGCCTCCAGCCGCAGCGTCATCTGATGCGCGCGCTGCAACTTGAACCCTAAAGTTGTCGTTGACGcgttttgacttttttttgtttgattgtgtTGTTGCGGTAACGCGCGCACGTGCGCGGCGATGCAGCTTAAGTTGGCTTTAAAGTGCTCTTGCGTGCGTTTAAAGGGGgtgtgcgcgcgcgtgcgtgcgtgcgtgtgtacgCGCGTGTTTATGTGAACCCAtcggggtgctgctgctgctgcgcgagcgcgcgtgtgtgtgtaggTCGAACTCGCTCGCTGCGCGCGCTCAGAGAGAGCGTGCTACGCAGTTTTTATTTACACGCGCGCGGGTCAGGCAGGGCCCATCTGCTGCAGGGAGAGCGCGCGAGGAAACTTCAACAGCAGCACAGCAGCGctgttatttttattactattattagcattattatcattaataataacaactttacacaaaatgcattatttatattataaccTCCTAGCTCGTGCGCGTGACAAccaggtgtgagtgtgtgcgcgcgcgcgcgctgTAAGGCTGTGCTTTTCTGCTGCTACCGTTTATTGGTGACTAACAGCGCGAGCTGCATGTGCGctcgtgcagcagcagcagtaaagagGGGGGCGGGGCAGCGTTGCGCAATCGCAGGTTGTTTACGCTGTTCCGTAGCCCCGCCCTTCCCCTCCTTTCCACATCCCATAAACCTTCTAGAACGTCCTGTTTGATTCGAAGGAGCGCGCACACGGGCACACGCCCCCTGCCTCGCGCCTCGGAAAGGCACGGAATGGAATAACGTCACCGCCGCCGAGCGCCGCTACGTCACTCCCGGTAAAGGGGGGAGCGCGGTGTGGATTCCGCGCCTTAAAGGGACAGGATGGCACAGTTTACGATGACGCACGTGCTGCTGTTTTACCTCTGTTTTTTGTTgatctctttatccctctctctgtccgtctctacttaatctctctctctttctttctctcaggcTGTGCTGTTAAAGGGGGTGCTGCTTAGCAGGGCCACTTTGAGTATGTGTTACAGGGTATGAGTGGTGTTACTGGGTGTTTGTAcaatacatactgtatgtttgtTACAGACGACTGTCATAGGGTGTGTATGTTACATATTGTTACAGGGTATGTGTGTTACCAACTAGTTTTACAGGGTATTTGTACATTACATTATGTTTTTACAGGGTATTTATGTTACATACTGTTGTTACAGGGTATGTGTGTTACAGACTGTAACAGTGTGTATGTGCATATGTTACAGAAGGGTGTCAAAGGATATTTGTTGCATGTTTGTTACAGGCTGGTTTCAAAGGATGTTGTACATTACATAAAGCTGCTGTTAAAAAGGGTATATGTGTTACAGACTGATGTTACAGGGAGTGAATACGTACATTACACTTTTTCAAGGTATGGGTTTGCATACTAGTTGCAGGGTATGTGTGTTACATATAGTTGTTGCAGGGTATGTGTGTTACATATTGTTGCAGGGTATGTGTGTTACAGACTGTTGTTGCAGGGTATGTGTGTTACATATTGTTGCAGGGTATGTGTGTTACATATTGTTGTTGCAGGGTATGTGTGTTACAAACTGATGTTACAGGCTGTGTGTTACAGACTGTTCTTGCAGGGCATGTGTGTACAAACTGGTGTTATAGGATGTGTGTGTTACAGACCGTTGTTGCAGGGTATGTGTGTTACATACTGTTGTTGCAGGGTGTGGGTGTGTTACATAACACATTCACAGGGTATGTGTATTACAGACTAGTTACAGGGTATGCATGCTATAGGTTAGTGTTACAGGctgtgtgtgttacagactgGTGTTACAGGGTATGTGTGTTACAGAGCAGTGTTATAGTGTGTGGGTATGTTACAGACTGATGTCAAAGGGTGTGTTGATGTTGTAGACTACTGTTACAAGGTATGAGTGTTATGGACTATTGTTACAGGATGTTACAGAGCAGAGTTTTTTTTGGTATGGTATTTTTCTTAAAGTCAGGAAAAACACTTTCTCTTTCAGTTTTTGTCTGAcagtcttatttttatttctttccctTTCAGTTTTCTCTGACAgtccatttctttctctttctcttttagggAAATGTGGAGTATCTGTTGAAGTGGCAGGGATGGTCCCCTAAGTAAGTATGAGGATGTTTTTGTTTCGCACTCTGATGACACACTTCAAACACACTATAATACATACACTGTACtacacacactgtaatacacacactgtaatacacacactgtaatacacacactgtaatacacacattgtaatacacacactgtaatacacacactgtaatacacacattgtaatacacacactgtaatacacacactgtaatacacacattGTGCTACAGCGGCTGATTATAATTGGAATTTCTTCTTttggctacacagctgtttatcGCCACTTCTTCTAAAACGTCTAAGCTCTCTTGTTTTAAGAGCTAAGATATGATTTATAGATAAAAGTTTATTTTGAGACCTAAAGATGAACCCTAACACTGTGGACTGAGAATGATCTAATTGTACACTGCTCCATATTGATAACTTTTTTGTACAGGTGCCCAATCAGCACTCACCCCGTGCAACTCAACAGCCGCATTTCTAGAACACGATGATCTGTTAGATACAATGATTGTGGCTTCATGCTGCAGAAACTGTGGTCTCTTATACAGACCGCACAAAAAACAAGCGTTCAGACAGTTCTCAGCACTGCACACAGACACATGACTCCAGTGAGACATGACACGCAGTGAGACAGTTGTAAAGAGTAAAGAGATAATGGAAATAGATACTACATTTTTGTGCAGCGCAGTTGGTGATTGCTACGTATTAAAAGGACACTGGGACAAATGTAACTGTAGAGTGTTGTGTGGGTAGAGttgtgaaattatatatatatatatatatatatatatatatattttttttttttatataactttgCACCTTTAAAATTGcagctaaaaaaacaaacaaacaaacaattggaAACTATATCCATTCATCCTTCACCAGATTTATGATTGTTTGGACAcatattatgtttaatatttgttcattatttgtggattaatattacagatttataaatataaaaaaacacatatgtaattagatagtagaaaaaaaatatatataaaacctcaACTCAGTTGGTTTTTGGCTGAGGGCAGAGTGAAGGAAAGCAGTTGACAActgctcagcacctctagaactccttcaagacagttGTAGAACCATTCCATTTTATCTCATGAATCCGACTGAGAGAACCAGCCGagagtgggcaaagttggcaAAACAAAAGGTgctaatttgaagaatctaaGGTGTAAAATATGATTTGGCTTGTTTAGCACTTTTGTGTTGGCTTCATACGTGCATATGCGTTCATTCATagtttgatgtctttaatattaatctacaatgtagaaaataataaaaaataaagacaatacaTTAAATGAGATGAGTGTTGTGTCTAAATTTATAACTGACACTGTATTTAAAGTTTATAAATATTTGAACTTCAGTACTTTTAGTTAAACAGTCAATAACTTACATCTGATGGTCTGTTCTCATATTTCTCATTCAGCTGATGTGTTTTTTTCTAACAGTGATGATCTTTTGTGTTCAGATTCTGCTGGGAGGTCTGCTTTACTGTCATACAGTTAAACAAGGGGGCTCAGATTGGGTTCCTCTCTAGCACAACGGTCTTAGGTTTCACTGTCTTTGTTAGGAGCCTGAATCGCTGCTTCAGAAGGAAACTGCTCTTTACTGACCCATCATTGGTGATATATTACATGGCTAAAAGTGTTAGGACACCTGCAAATTCAGTATTTCTTCCGTGATCAAAGATTAAAGAGTATTGAAAAGAGTTTACCATGCTTTTCTGTCCAGGACTTCTACTagatttttaaagcattgctgtaaggatttgattgcattcagtgacaaaagtgTTAGCATGGTTGGCAtgtccacaactcatcccaaaagtattagatgAGCTCCATCATTACAGTTCCATAGTTGCACTGCTCCAATTCTcccaattaatcatgggtgtgttttgggcggaaagtaaaataaaccaatcagtgtgcaagttgacattctgtattttttgcgccctcacaataccaaagacacaccaacatatCCTAAATCCAGATGCACGATATGCAATGAACCAGCgctctatagattgctaaaatagggcccattctGTTTTTGGTTTTCTAAATAatttatgtttttcttaatagtattgatctacaatgcaaaacatttaaaaataatgaaaaaacactgaatttaaggtgtgtccaaacttttgactggtattgtgaATTATATATGTCTGAACACCGATAAAATTAGGGGGTGAAAAAAACGTCCAGCAGGATGAATCACTCAAAGCTTAATAGTTAAACAAAAAGGTTTTAGCGAAAGCATGTGTTAATAGAAGCATGTGTATTTGacccagtgtgtgtgtctgtgtgtttgtgtgtttgatagGTACAGTACATGGGAGCCGGAGGACAACATACTGGATCCTCGACTCGTTCTTGCCTTTGAGGAGAAGTGAGTGTCTCTCACCTGCAGCCATTTTACATGTATTCAGATTAATTTATTTAGGTGGATTAAAAATCCTTTATCCTGgacttttctatttctttctctctctctctctctctctctctctctctctctctctctctctctctctctctctcagggaggAGCGGGACAGGGCTCAGGCCCACAGGAGGAAAGGCCTAAGGCCACGGAGACTCATCTTACGGGTAGGGAAAACTTCCATACTGTTTGACCCACCTTCACAGTAACATAACTGAATCACATACACtgtccaaaagtatccagacaccAATAGAAAAGCACTGAACAAGCCTAGCAGAAACTTTACTGTAGAGTAAACTCCATTAGGACTCTTTATTGGAAAAGTTGTTATTGGATTCTGGAAGTTGGTTGGACCCATTCTTAGACTAGTACTGATTCTCTAACACTGTGGCTGTAACAGAAGTATCAGCGCATCATCACACACTTTCATAAACACCACCATGCAAATGTCTACCAGcagcaataatatataatatcaggATTACAGCAGCTGAGCAGTGGTGaattttttctcttcatttttctatttctattttattttattctattttagaaCATTTACGCCATGGAGCTCCGAAGCGCTCACAAAGGTCCAGTAAAACCACCCCCCAGAATCCGCCTTTCCCTAGCCCGCTCGGTGGGGGCGGAGCTAGAGCACAGTGGGCGGCGCTTCAGGGCGAAGGTAGGCGGAGTCTTTCACCATCGGCAAGAAAAGCGCAAAAGCAGGCAGTGCGCATTCAAGCGGCCAAACTATGCCGAAAATCCACGGCAACGACCTCCGACCCATAAGAAAGACtctgcagaggaggaggaggaggatgaggaagaggaggaggaggaggaagagtgggAAGAGAAAGAGCGGGAGATGAGAAAGAGGAGGAAGACAGAAAAGGACGACGAGAAAACAACAGACATGCGTCATGACATTGCAAGCGGTATGTTTAACATGGCATCGGCATGACAACTGTTGCTAAGATACCATGCATGTAGCATGTACCAGGGTCAGGGAGGCCATGCTGCAATCTCTGAGTTGTCACGACTCTGAGTTAGTGATCTAAGCTAAATACAGATGGCTAACTCACTGTGAACACAGCAGAATcatgaggggggaaaaaaacaccacCAATCAGAGAGCAGCTCCAAGTTCAGTCCTTCTGCCGCACAGCACACCATGACGAAGCCCTGCAGAAACACAACCACAGTCTGCCTGGAGATAAGCTGGTGTGAAATGAGGTGTCCGTGATCAGCTGCTCCATGATCCGATGTTACATAACATTTCCAAcaacaacactgaaaaaaatcagaCACGTTTCAGGTGTTTTGCCTGAAGTGTTAGAGCCGTGGCGTCACCGCCGTCGTCCTAGCGGGCGCCAGCGTCCTCGCCGGGGCGTTTTTTAGAGTGCCCCTCGCACACTCTGCTCTAAAGGGGACCTGGCTCTAGGTCTGAGTGTTCCTCAGGATCACACCCTCCTGAGCACGCACTGTTCTTTCAAAAGCACACAACCCCACCCCCAGATGTTCCCACAAAGTCCAGCTTCATTGCAGTTCAGATTACAGGCTGTGCTGCTCAATTAGTACTTTTTCCCCTCTGTTGGCACAACCACACAATGGGTGATGTGTTTGATCTTATCTTGGAGAacatgcactatatatatatatatatatatatatatatatatatatatatatataaatagtaccagtcaaaagtttttgacacactttctcattcatgtttttatttgtaaatatattgtacatgagtactgaagtcatccagaatatAAAGCGGCATGTGAGGAATCATGATCttttctggggtgctgttaacttgcggcttctgaggctggtaactctgattaaattTTCCTAAAATCTAAAGGTTGCTTTTCCTTTaatggggcagtcctgatgagagccagtttcatcataacgtttttaatgctgactgcacttttaaagttcttaaaatgttttagattgactgatcttcattacCTAAAATTGAGTAAtttttgctataatatggattagaacaggaaaggaattcaagtaattaactcttgataagtatagcacagctgttaactgaaagcctgaattccaggagactctacctcataaagctgactgagaaaatccagccaagatgtgcaaagctttcatctaagcaagaggaaccaatttgaaaaatctaaaatataaaacataaaaatatatatatattttaagtgatatgctttaaattataagtTGTGATCATACAATATATTTCAGTATTTAAAACATTATGTTAAAATTATGTCTTCTTAAATTTGCAGAAGATATAggaaaaaacactcaaaagcacaacctattGCTTTCatgttgcatttaaatatagCATAGTTACACCCTTGAAATAtataagttgccataagttgttgcaaagtagtacatttagtatgtatttaccTATTAATGTAAATACCTATTCATTTAAATTCTAAAAGTATGTTCTTTTCCATgctaagtatacttttaaaaatatacttaaatgcacttttcttttttcaaagGTAGGGTTGTTAAATGCTGTGTCCGaatgaagaaacaatgaatgaggaggttgtcccaatacttttgtccattaagTGCATGAAAATGTCTCATATCTGTAAAAGACACGTATTCACACAGCTCTGAATATAATCAGGATACTGCTCTGAAAAGGTGATGCAGCACTCTGGAGGCAGAGAGTAACTATAGCTGCTATAGTAACTCATCTGAACGTGGTTTCCCAAAACCCAGCCTGGTGTAGTACTATGGAAACAGTGTGGAGAAGGTTTGGAGCTTTCGTGGGTGTAGCGTAATTAAGGAAATTACTGGTACTAGCTTGGAACATCCGCAGCTCAACCATGGAAATGGGCACAATGTAACGACTCAAACAGTGTGGCACAGATTTGTAATCATTATAACTCAAAAATCGCTTCATAATCGGATTACTGCAGTTACTACATCTATACATTGATGTAGATTTGTAAACAGTATACTCTGATTGATACTCTAAAGACTGAGGCAAGGATTTTAGCTCAGAAATTCGATTTCTCAGAGCATGTAAACTTTTCACTGGAGTATTCTTCGATTTCTCAGTCTGTACATGTGTAAAAACAGACCATGGTAGCAGAAATGAATGAGCAGCTTTTAACGCATTCAGAGCAACACTGaaatagtaccagtcaaaagtttggacacctcttctcattcaattagttttttttttttcttttatttattgaagacattaaagctatacaggaacaaatggatggaattatttattaaacaaaaagtgttaaacaaaccaaaagaagttttatactttagattcttctaagtatcacagatctgcagactcttggtatttaaatctcagtgtctttataagggagagtcacctggaatagatttctCAGCATCTTCAAGGAGTTGCTGGAGGtgttgaacaatagttgctgcgtttccttcatgctgtgaagctccagctcatcccaaatcaccatcttagttcatcaggtttagatcagaggattgtgaaggacaaaaatatttttactctttactatGTAACTCCATATGAGTCCCCTAATTgttttttatatctttaatattaatatatatatatattatattaatattaaacttttaactggtactttaCACCCAAAgtaaaatctgattattgcctgATTAATGAAAACTCACAGTATTATCAtcatctgattacccaagttcatgTAAACTCAGACGTCCTGCAGTAATTCAGTGTAGCACAGGACTAGATATGGAGGTAGCATACCCATTGAAAGGATTGGAGAGAAATCATAGAAATGTTGTAGTGGAACTACAGAAATTGACATAACGTAACCATAGAAACAGTGTACTGTAACTAGTGGtgcatacgatataatatgaTAAATCACTATTTGaaagtcaatgatccaatatttgatgatgataataatgtaCTCCTTATATCcaagactgaagtaaaataaacaatgctgggaacagtatgaatttttcttttgctacaaaCTGCAAAAAAGTTGAACCATGATATCCCATagatattgttgagattattctGGACGATATGATACTCACCAACCCCCCCATACTGTAACTATGCAAATGTGTGTAGAGTAACTATGGAAACAAGAgctaaagtctctctctctttatctctctctctcatagtcAAAAAGATGGCAGTAGACCACGCCTCCTCGATGGAACAGGAAGCTGTCGTCATGGCCAACCAATCAGACCACTGCGTTTCATCAGATGAAAGCGGGGACCAGCCAACCAAGCCTTTCCACTCTGACAGCAGCAGTTTAGTTCAGAGACTCACAGACCAATCAGCCATCAGCACAATCACAGACACACACGAGCAGGAGCCAATCACAGACAGGTCAGGGGGCGGGGCCTATGTTCTGACATCAGACGATGAGACCAAGTCTGACCAATCACTGATCAGCAGTACAGAATCGGTTTCTCTGCTGAAAGGAGCGGGTTCGATTGACAGGGTCCAGAGACGAGCGTCGGTGATACAGTTGATTGACAGCTGTGTGCAGGGTCAGGTGAGGGGGGCGGGTCAGGCTGACGGGTCAGTGGACGAACCGGAGAGGGGGACGGACAAGGACGAGGTCACGGCCGAGTGCACAACTACTTTACAGCTGAGCGCTGAGGTCACAACGAAGGCCGATGACGACACACTGCATCCTGGGAAGGTGATTGTGACGGACGTGACCATTAACTCTCTGACCGTGACTTTTAAAGAGGCCATGACTGCCGAGGGGTTCTTCAGCGGGTACGGCCTGCAGGTCTGAGGGACAGTGAGAGGGAGGAAACCGGCCACAGGTTTACAGCTACTAGAGGAACACTTCAACTCCAACTGCTAGCATGACTACCAGATACCAGATAGGGAGAAGTTAAAGCGttaaaatacagtcatatgaaaaagtttgggcacccctattaatcttaatcatttttagttctaaatatttgggtgtttgcaacagccatttcagtttgatatatctaataactgatggacacagtaatatttcaggattgaaatgaggtttattgtactaacagaaaatgtgcaatatgcattaaaccaaaatttgaccagtgcaaaagtatatgcacccttatcatttcattgatttgaatactcctaactactttttactgacttactgaagcacaaaattggtttggtaaccttattgagctttgaacttcatagccaggt
Proteins encoded in this window:
- the cbx7a gene encoding M-phase phosphoprotein 8, translating into MELSSLGERVFAVESITKKRVRKGNVEYLLKWQGWSPKYSTWEPEDNILDPRLVLAFEEKEERDRAQAHRRKGLRPRRLILRNIYAMELRSAHKGPVKPPPRIRLSLARSVGAELEHSGRRFRAKVGGVFHHRQEKRKSRQCAFKRPNYAENPRQRPPTHKKDSAEEEEEDEEEEEEEEEWEEKEREMRKRRKTEKDDEKTTDMRHDIASVKKMAVDHASSMEQEAVVMANQSDHCVSSDESGDQPTKPFHSDSSSLVQRLTDQSAISTITDTHEQEPITDRSGGGAYVLTSDDETKSDQSLISSTESVSLLKGAGSIDRVQRRASVIQLIDSCVQGQVRGAGQADGSVDEPERGTDKDEVTAECTTTLQLSAEVTTKADDDTLHPGKVIVTDVTINSLTVTFKEAMTAEGFFSGYGLQV